In the genome of Calliopsis andreniformis isolate RMS-2024a chromosome 10, iyCalAndr_principal, whole genome shotgun sequence, one region contains:
- the Y-y gene encoding yellow-y yields the protein MDFAYPDESSKKMAMMKGEYIPENALPVGIEIWRNKLFVTVPRWRNGIPATLNYISLDTNQGGSPKLTPYPNWAQNKAGACGTAITTAYRIHVDVCDRLWVLDTGTIGIGNTTIQACPYTLNVFDLTTDKIMRQYRLRAEDINMNTFIANIAVDLGKGGCEDAFAYMSDELGYGLIVYSWQQNKSWRVTHSYFMPDPLAGDYNIGGLNFQWGEEGIFGMSLSPINSDGFRTLFFHPLSSRREFAVSTKILRDEQLSQDSYHEFQVLPERGPLGHCTASVMDENGLQFFNLIDQNAVGCWNSLLPYAPENHAIIAKHDDAIIFPADVKISRGLLWMISDRMPVFLLSTLNYTDINFRILTVPVRDAIAGTVCENSPWGYVSNSIWWEK from the exons ATGGATTTCGCCTACCCGGATGAATCTAGCAAAAAAATGGCTATGATGAAGGGAGAGTATATTCCAGAAAATGCATTGCCTGTTGGTATTGAAATTTGGAGAAACAAACTGTTTGTTACTGTGCCAAGATGGAGGAACG GTATTCCAGCAACGTTAAATTATATATCGCTTGACACGAATCAGGGTGGTTCACCAAAACTCACTCCTTATCCAAACTGGGCACAAAATAAAGCTGGAGCTTGTGGTACTGCAATTACTACTGCTTACAG AATACACGTCGACGTTTGTGACAGACTTTGGGTGCTGGATACTGGCACTATAGGTATCGGAAATACGACAATACAGGCCTGCCCTTACACACTGAATGTCTTCGATTTGACAACAGATAAAATTATGAGGCAGTACAGGCTTAGAGCTGAAGATATCAATATG AACACTTTCATTGCCAATATCGCTGTCGATTTAGGAAAGGGCGGTTGCGAGGACGCTTTCGCCTACATGTCGGATGAGTTAGGATACGGTCTAATTGTTTACTCCTGGCAACAGAACAAATCTTGGCGGGTCACTCACAGTTATTTCATGCCAGATCCTTTGGCTGGTGATTATAACATCGGTGGTTTAAACTTTCAATGGGGAGAAGAGGGTATTTTTGGCATGAGCCTGTCACCTATCAATTCAGACGGATTTAGGACCTTGTTCTTCCATCCTCTTAGCAGCAGGAGAGAATTCGCAGTTTCTACGAAAATCCTAAGGGATGAGCAATTGTCTCAGGACAGCTACCACGAATTCCAG GTTTTGCCTGAGAGAGGGCCACTAGGCCATTGCACAGCTTCCGTCATGGATGAAAACGGACTGCAGTTCTTTAATTTAATCGACCAAAACGCAGTAGGATGCTGGAACTCTTTGCTGCCGTATGCTCCAGAAAATCACGCAATCATTGCGAAACACGACGACGCCATTATATTCCCAGCAGATGTGAAG atAAGCCGCGGGTTATTGTGGATGATCTCAGACCGCATGCCAGTTTTCTTACTGTCAACTTTAAATTACACCGACATCAACTTTAGAATATTGACAGTTCCTGTTCGAGATGCTATTGCAGGCACCGTTTGTGAAAATTCTCCATGGGGATACGTTAGCAATTCCATTTGGTGGGAGAAATGA